A genomic stretch from Pristis pectinata isolate sPriPec2 unplaced genomic scaffold, sPriPec2.1.pri scaffold_88_arrow_ctg1, whole genome shotgun sequence includes:
- the LOC127567272 gene encoding autism susceptibility gene 2 protein homolog isoform X3 yields MDGTPRVGGYRRSRRSRSQRDRERKLAVPGGREPRPYTPSSGSEQEGAEGAGSSRPRPPRRRRRDSASCEEDVIDGFAIASFISLETLEKEAALKPPERAEGQRKRPDKRRSEEHGTSWPGEGCRANEGSDAERARQNGEQEGKKAPPAKKVKMKGQSHGNESTGGENGSSYRSSSRGPGSEESVHSSLGTGYFCDIDSDPDEKSVCNDPVRCPKLEDPPASPHGVPSVWKSSLLAAGDEGLSKLFSTATKIAPGLCSSLTPLPDAKVSGLDRSRERSQESDREPPPAPRTPSRTPAAAAVPIPQPGPPAPDELRPAGDPRQPSPQAPVPAQTQALPRVQPFAQGYGGRSSTPSKPLAPSSQLPHRASTPSSLSLGLSSHPGAHGFAPALRPPSHPHHPGVYTPSPGLPPPPPLTSAIFQVAGHPSPASAAAFSEQELIRQELNSRYLSSQGPERGSSLGPPSFQFHQHQHTHQHTHQHFAPYPPIAQASLVPAPAAPMYFQTYHAASPAVPTVLPTTGPFSSLQGAFQPKTPNTELASRPGPIPHALLRKDPRLTEVYRPQMRKQGKWCAMHVRIAWMIHRHQEKNKMLQVEHQKLDLAKADLLSRGASVFSPITPAHELARPITLFTATGAVHPATSPFVPPSALSPFLNAAPHLDPYTRSPSYSAIGQLPNAAFGGLGNPAVASAVFAPKECPAAPGYGSSRDQWNRLHQTPPSFPTPPPPPPWPRLGEPDRERERVLPSEKEAVTDRHEVLLLRDEKESRDGPYPRHHFRVTDEERGPPALPPHPPSAGSLSERRHPHQREKRDRPWSESRLRDRRRVGGLGQGEEDVGGGEEEGGDPPRRSEAAGAGCEAASGSFPGLRAIPLPVLLSHGHPHPHQPAELGLLERGRLLGGPYLRLGQPPPYPWDTWRDLTPLPPPHHPHHHCPARDDGHPPPRDPPPPREDYEQRARLIAGGFLAPSHPHPPHPYPRLSPSLLLPKTPPIGAPPPLVSSSSTHSSSSAPSSRGRSSLLSDPRDFPPHPHKERDAR; encoded by the exons ATGGACGGGACTCCGAGGGTGGGCGGCTATCGACGGAGCAGGAGGTCGCGTTCCCAGAGGGACCGGGAGAGGAAGCTGGCCGTCCCTGGGGGCAGGGAGCCCAGGCCCTACACCCCTTCCTCCGGCTCGGAGCAAGAGGGAGCAGAGGGTGCCGGCTCGTCACGGCCCAGGCCCCCCCGGCGCAGGAGGAGGGACTCAGCGTCCTGCGAGGAGGACGTCATCGACGGGTTCGCCATCGCCAGCTTCATCTCGCTCGAGACCTTGGAG AAGGAGGCAGCGCTTAAGCCCCCGGAAAGGGCGGAGGGACAAAGGAAGAGGCCGGACAAACGCAGGTCTGAGGAGCATGGGACAAGCTGGCCAGGCGAGGGGTGCAGGGCGAACGAGGGCTCCGACGCGGAGCGGGCCAGGCAGAACGGAGAGCAGGAGGGCAAGAAGGCACCCCCTGCTAAAAAG gtGAAGATGAAAGGACAGAGTCATGGTAACGAAAGCACAGGCGGCGAGAACGGGAGTTCCTACCGCAGCAGCTCGCGCGGGCCGGGCAGCGAA GAATCTGTGCACTCAAGTCTCGGAACAGGATACTTT TGTGACATCGACAGCGACCCAGACGAGAAG TCCGTCTGCAACGATCCGGTCCGATGTCCGAAGCTGGAGGACCCCCCTGCCTCGCCGCACGGAGTCCCGTCCGTGTGGAAAAGCAGCCTGCTT GCAGCCGGTGACGAAGGGCTCTCAAAGCTGTTCAGCACAGCCACCAAGATAG CCCCTGGCCTGTGCAGCAGTCTGACCCCCCTACCCGATGCCAAGGTGTCCGGCCTGGACCGCAGCCGGGAGAGGAGCCAGGAGTCGGACCGGGAGCCCCCGCCCGCCCCCCGCACCCCGTCCCGGACCCCCGCGGCAGCCGCCGTGCCCATCCCGCAGCCTGGACCCCCGGCTCCTGACGAGCTGCGACCCGCTGGGGACCCCCGGCAGCCCAGCCCGCAGGCTCCCGTCCCGGCACAGACCCAGGCACTGCCCCGGGTGCAGCCCTTTGCCCAGGGCTATGGAGGGAG GAGCAGCACCCCGTCGAAGCCTCTGGCCCCCTCGTCGCAGCTGCCCCACCGGGCCTCGACACCCTCCTCGCTCTCGCTGGGCCTGAGCAGCCACCCCGGGGCGCACGGCTTCGCCCCCGCCCTGCggcccccctcccatccccaccaccccgGGGTGTACACCCCCTCGCCCGGGCTGCCcccgcctccacctctcacctctgcCATCTTCCAGGTAGCAGGGCACCCATCTCCGGCATCTGCTGCGGCCTTCTCAG aacAAGAGCTGATCCGGCAGGAGTTGAACTCCCGATACCTGAGCTCGCAGGGACCGGAGCGCGGCTCTTCGCTGGGACCCCCCTCCTTCCAGTTTCACCAGCACCAGCACACCCACCAGCACACCCACCAGCACTTCGCCCCCTACCCTCCCATTGCTCAGGCCAGCCTGGTTCCTGCCCCCGCGGCCCCCATG TACTTCCAGACGTACCATGCTGCCTCGCCCGCGGTCCCCACTGTTCTGCCCACCACAGGACCCTTCAGCTCCCTGCAAGGTGCCTTCCAGCCCAAG ACCCCCAACACGGAGTTGGCCTCCCGGCCAGGACCAATTCCCCACGCTCTCCTGCGCAAGGACCCCAGG TTAACGGAAGTCTACCGGCCTCAAATGAGG AAGCAGGGTAAATGGTGCGCCATGCACGTGCGGATTGCGTGGATGATCCACCGGCATCAGGAGAAGAACAAG atgTTACAGGTGGAACACCAGAAGCTGGACCTGGCCAAGGCCGACCTCCTGTCCAGGGGAGCCAGTGTCTTCAGCCCCATCACCCCCGCCCACGAGCTGGCCCGTCCCATCACGCTCTTCACCGCCACAG GAGCCGTGCACCCAGCGACGTCGCCCTTTGTGCCCCCGAGCGCACTCAGTCCCTTCCTCAACGCCGCGCCTCATCTCG ATCCCTACACACGGTCCCCCAGCTACAGCGCCATCGGGCAGCTGCCCAACGCTGCCTTCGGAGGTCTTGGCAACCCTGCAGTCG CCAGCGCCGTCTTTGCCCCCAAGGAGTGCCCGGCTGCCCCAGGTTACGGCAGCTCCCGGGATCAGTGGAACCGCCTGCACCAGACCCCTCCTTCGTTCCCCACCCCGCCACCACCGCCTCCGTGGCCCCGGCTGGGGGAGCCGGACAGGGAGAGGGAGCGCGTCCTGCCCTCGGAGAAGGAGGCCGTGACGGACAGACACGAGGTCCTGCTCCTCAGGGACGAGAaggagag caGGGATGGACCCTACCCCCGCCACCACTTCCGAGTGACCGACGAGGAGAGGGGGCCGCCGGCGctcccgccccacccccccagcGCCGGCTCCCTCTCGGAACGCCGCCACCCCCACCAGCGGGAGAAGCGAGACCGCCCTTGGAGCGAGTCCCGACTCCGGGACCGCCGGCGGGTCGGCGGGTTGGGTCAGGGGGAGGaggatgttgggggtggggaggaggagggcggCGACCCGCCCAGGAGGTCCGAGGCAGCGGGAGCTGGTTGTGAGGCAGCCTCAGGGAGCTTCCCCGGGCTCCGCGCCATCCCCCTGCCCGTCCTACTCTCCCACgggcacccccacccccaccagccgGCTGAGCTGGGACTCCTGGAGAGAGGCCGCCTCCTCGGGGGTCCCTACCTCCGGCTGGGACAGCCACCCCCCTACCCCTGGGACACCTGGCGGGACCTgacacccctgccccccccacaccaccctcaCCACCACTGCCCAGCCCGCGACGACGGGCACCCGCCGCCCcgggacccccccccaccccgggagGACTACGAGCAGAGGGCCCGGCTGATAGCCGGGGGCTTCCTGGCCCCCTCCCACccgcaccctccccacccctacccccgcctcagcccctctctcctcctgcccAAGACCCCGCCCATCGGGGCCCCCCCGCCCCTTGTCTCCTCCTCGTccacccactcctcctcctccgcccCCTCGTCCCGCGGAAGGAGCTCCCTCCTCTCCGACCCCCGggacttcccccctcaccctcacaagGAGCGGGACGCCAGATAA